The Papaver somniferum cultivar HN1 chromosome 3, ASM357369v1, whole genome shotgun sequence genome includes a region encoding these proteins:
- the LOC113358974 gene encoding F-box/kelch-repeat protein At3g06240-like: MRTQSRTLNSTSYDSIWSVDGSESEKVKLADYKFSSHWILRFLGSCNGLVCIWGRSTEHEISICFCNPATKEYKRIVSESVPSYDSIHINAFGYDCKAGDYKLIFLDEHVEFTELLVYTLGSNTWKSSQSVPYTFNKERQTGVLVNGAFHWLGQARNKNSSKLIVVFDFCTEKFDELQLPEELLEKRHLPMTVGVLEGRLCVVVTVSEVSFQVWVMQDYAVQESWAPLYTFDHSEDYMSDYDADYDALKLMPSFRNGHILVKMALEPLHKIHGVPND; this comes from the coding sequence ATGAGAACACAGTCTAGGACACTCAATTCTACAAGTTATGATTCAATATGGTCGGTGGATGGGAGTGAAAGCGAAAAAGTTAAATTGGCAGATTACAAATTCAGTTCCCATTGGATTCTTCGTTTCTTAGGTTCATGTAATGGTCTAGTTTGCATATGGGGTCGGAGTACTGAGCATGAGATCTCCATTTGTTTTTGTAACCCAGCAACTAAAGAATACAAGAGAATAGTATCCGAATCAGTACCTAGTTATGACTCCATCCATATTAATGcttttggttacgattgcaaggcTGGTGATTACAAGTTAATATTCCTAGATGAGCATGTTGAATTCACCGAGTTACTCGTGTATACGTTAGGATCAAATACATGGAAAAGTAGTCAATCCGTGCCTTATACATTTAATAAAGAGAGACAAACTGGTGTTCTTGTTAATGGAGCCTTTCACTGGTTAGGCCAAGCTCGTAACAAGAATTCATCCAAGTTAATAGTGGTTTTTGATTTCTGCACCGAGAAATTCGATGAACTGCAACTTCCAGAAGAACTCTTAGAGAAGAGGCATTTACCAATGACCGTTGGAGTTCTGGAAGGACGCCTTTGTGTAGTTGTTACCGTTTCTGAGGTTTCTTTTCAAGTTTGGGTTATGCAAGATTATGCAGTTCAAGAATCTTGGGCTCCACTTTATACATTTGATCACAGTGAAGATTATATGTCTGACTATGATGCTGACTATGATGCTTTGAAGCTCATGCCATCTTTCAGGAACGGTCATATTCTAGTAAAGATGGCGTTAGAACCCCTGCACAAAATTCATGGAGTCCCAAATGACTGA